A window from Neoarius graeffei isolate fNeoGra1 chromosome 14, fNeoGra1.pri, whole genome shotgun sequence encodes these proteins:
- the LOC132897556 gene encoding paraneoplastic antigen Ma1 homolog, with translation MDLSQAVEWSREKYVELCHAILLGVPLKATDDVVSRVLSTVKVLGRTQIRGRRGDKTGRHLYILVETSAELDQSFVPPEVGTLGEAGPWAVHVLSSLLPASLAHKEDDFEAKLLALLQKEGKSMGDVKVAVLGPQPPKPNVSTDLVNAIGEEEYEGWMEQATQMLTEWQCSDAAKRQSIIESSRGPAGDIVRFLKVNSPSATATDYLAALDTTYGSTESGADLMASFRHTFQKDGEKLSAFLYRLDKLLHRALLRGGIDAAGLNRACLEQLFKGALTTDIVALCVRDFCTLHKLRLLFHS, from the exons ATGGATCTTAGTCAAGCTGTTGAGTGGAGCCGGGAGAAGTATGTGGAGTTGTGTCATGCCATTTTACTTGGAGTGCCACTGAAGGCCACTGATGATGTGGTTAGCCGTGTGCTCAGCACAGTCAAGGTTCTGGGTAGGACCCAGATACGTGGTCGCCGTGGCGACAAGACTGGTAGGCACCTGTACATTTTAGTGGAGACTTCTGCTGAGTTGGATCAGAGCTTTGTCCCTCCTGAAGTGGGAACTTTAGGTGAGGCAGGTCCGTGGGCTGTTCATGTGTTGAGTAGCTTACTGCCTGCTAGTCTTGCTCATAAAGAGGATGATTTTGAAGCTAAGCTGTTGGCATTGTTGCAGAAGGAGGGCAAGTCCATGGGTGACGTAAAGGTGGCTGTCCTGGGCCCTCAGCCTCCTAAGCCCAATGTCAGCACTGATCTTGTAAATGCCATAG GTGAGGAAGAATATGAGGGCTGGATGGAGCAGGCTACTCAGATGCTTACTGAGTGGCAGTGCAGTGATGCTGCTAAGCGACAGAGTATCATTGAGAGTTCGCGTGGGCCTGCTGGAGACATAGTAAGGTTCTTGAAAGTCAATAGTCCGTCTGCTACTGCTACTGATTACTTAGCCGCTCTTGACACGACTTATGGATCCACTGAGAGTGGAGCAGACCTTATGGCCTCATTTCGCCATACTTTCCAAAAAGATGGTGAGAAACTTTCTGCTTTCTTGTACCGTTTGGACAAGCTTCTCCATCGTGCTCTTTTGAGAGGAGGAATTGATGCTGCAGGCCTGAATCGTGCATGTCTGGAGCAGTTGTTCAAGGGTGCTCTCACCACTGACATTGTGGCTTTGTGTGTGCGCGACTTCTGCACACTCCACAAGCTCCGCCTTCTCTTTCATAGCTGA